The following is a genomic window from Desulfotomaculum sp..
GGGGCGGAAGGGTCTTTAGAGCTTATGCTGCGCAAGGTGTATCACAATTACGAGGAGCCTTTCAGACTGGAAAACCTGCGCATAATCATTGAACTTAAAGAAAACAGCCCTGTTTATTCAGAGGCGGTGATCAAACTTACTGTCGGCGACCGGGTTGTCCATACCGCGGCGGAAGGCAATGGCCCGGTTAACGCTCTGGACAATGCCCTGCGCAAGGCGCTGGAGGAATTCTTTCCCGATATCCGGAAGATACAGCTTAACGATTACAAGGTCAGGGTACTGGACGAAACAGAAGGAACCGGGGGAGTTGTGCGGGTTCTGATTGAAACAGGCGACGGCCAGCATTCCTGGAATACGGTGGGTGTATCCGCGAATATAATCGAAGCCAGCTGGCAGGCCCTGGTGGACAGCATTGCATATGGTCTTCTGAAGATAAAGGGGAGCACGGATATTGCTGGAACAGATTAAAAACATCAAGCCGGATATATTTAATATCACCAACGTAATTGATGTTTTAATCATTGTAATAGTCCTGTATTGGCTGGTCCTTCTGATTAAAGGGACAAGGGCCGTCCAGCTGATCAAGGGTCTGATCGTTCTTTTTATAGCAACACAAATCAGCGACTGGCTGAAACTTTACGCTGTCCACTCGCTGCTTTATCAGGTAAATATGGCCCTTTTGGTTGCCCTGCCGGTTGTTTTTCAGCCTGAACTCAGGCGGGCTCTGGAAAAATTAGGTGGAGGCGAACTTTTTACCACCTCTTTTCCCTTCCTCAGCGAACATGACCGGAACAAGGCGGTGACGGAAATTGTCCGGGCGGCTCAGGTTATGTCCCGGGAGAGAAAAGGCGCCCTTATCGTTCTGGAAAGAAATACCGGACTGGAAGAGTATATTGATAAAGGCATAAAGATTGAAGGCATTCTGTCCGCCGAACTTTTGCTGAATATCTTTACACCAAAGTCCCCCCTTCATGACGGCGCCGTGATTATCAGAGGCAGCCGTATTGCCGCGGCATCCTGCGTTCTTCCGTTGACTGAAAACAATGACGGAGTTTTTAAGGAACTGGGGACCAGGCACAGAGCGGGAATTGGTATTTCCGAGGTGTCCGACGCGCTTGCAGTCATTGTCTCTGAGGAGACCGGGAGCGTTTCCCTGGCTGTGGAAGGGTTGCTGGCCAGGGAACTGAAAGAAAGCGACCTGATCAACAGGCTGACGGGTGTCCTGCAGCCGAAGCCGGTTCGTTCACTTGCTTCATTTTGGCGGCGGAAGTAATTTTTTTAAAGGCTTAAAACGCTGACCGTATTTTTCATATTAAATATAACAGACGGCTAACAGACATATAACAAAGGTTATAAATTTGGAAATTGACGCAATAATAGACAATGATATATAATTAGTTAATTTATGGAGGTGCATACCGGTCATGGGGTAATGTTCGGCACTGATGGAGTAAGAGGAATCGCCAACCGGGAGTTAACTCCCGAGTTAGCCTTGAGCCTGGGCAGGGCAGGCGCTCATTTTCTGTCATTAAAAACCCCCGGCGCTCCTCTGGTTATTGGCCGTGACACCCGTATTTCCGGTGATATGCTGGAATCTGCCCTGATTGCCGGAATGTGTTCGGCGGGTGTAAACGTGCTGAAAGCAGGTATCCTGCCCACGCCAGCCATTGCCTGCCTGACCCGTCTTACAGGCTCTTGCGGCGGGGCTGTAATTTCAGCGTCGCATAATCAGGTGATGGATAACGGGATTAAGTTTTTCGGCCCGGACGGTTTTAAACTCAACGACGCGGAAGAAGAAGATGTCGAAAGGCTGGTTGTCCATCCGGAGGAGATACCTTACCCGGTGGGGGAACAGGTTGGCGCCTGTCAGGAGATGACTGACGCCTGTGACCGTTATGTTCAGTATCTTAAGAGTGTTGAACCGGTCGACCTTTCAGGATTGACAATTGCTGTCGACTGCGCCAACGGGGCGGCAAGTTCTGTAGTGCCCAAGCTATTGGCAGAGTTAGGGGCGCAGGTTGTGCCGATGTTTCACACCCCCAACGGAGTGAATATCAACGACTCCTGCGGATCAACCCATCCGGAGAAACTCTGCGGCGCCGTACTTTCCAAACGTGCGCACGTAGGCCTTGCTTTTGACGGGGATGCCGATCGCCTGATTGCGGTCGATGAAAATGGAAACCTGGTTGACGGGGACCAGATCATGGTTATTTGCGCGCAGGACTTGAAAGAAAGGGGCCGGCTGTCCAAAAACACTGTTGTCGTAACCGTGATGAGCAATCTCGGCCTGCATCGCGCCATGGATAAAGCCGGCATTGAGATTACCGAAACCCAGGTCGGGGACCGCTGGGTGCTCGAAGAACTGCTCCGCAGGGGCGCCATTTTTGGCGGCGAGCAGAGCGGGCATATCATCTTTTTGGAGGACCAGACTACCGGTGACGGAGCGTTAACAGCTCTGAAGCTGCTTTCGGTGATCAAGCGCAAAGGACTTTCGCTTGGCGAACTGGCTGCGCAGATGTTCCGCTATCCCCAGCTTTTGAAAAACGTAGCCGTTTCCGACAAGCAATCCGTTATGAGCAGCGATCAGCTCAAAGAAGCTGTCTGCAGCTGTGAGCGCAGGCTTAACGGGCAGGGGCGGATCCTGGTCAGGCCGTCGGGCACCGAACAGCTTGTCCGGGTTATGGCGGAGGGAAGGGACCTTGAGGAACTGAACGTAATTGTTGATGAATTGACCGGCGTGATCAGAAAGCTGGTCTATTAATCCAGGAGGTGATTTTTTAAACCGTTTGACAACATGCAAGCGCCTGGACCAGTTTAAGGGATAGACTGGTTGACGAGGGGGGAGCTAATCGAAGTTTTCGGCGGATGCTCCCCGGTAAGTCACAACCGTTAAAGGCGGCACAAATCCGGCGGGCAACCGCCGGGACAAAAACGCCGGGTGACCGCGGGCATAAGCCTTTTACTGCCATGGCTTCAATCTGCCGTGGCTTTTTATTTATAAAAGGAGGACTAATAAAAATGTGCGGTATTATCGGTTATATGGGAAATAAGCAGGCTATGCCTGTTTTGTTAAACGGACTGGCCAGGCTGGA
Proteins encoded in this region:
- a CDS encoding TIGR00159 family protein, with amino-acid sequence MLEQIKNIKPDIFNITNVIDVLIIVIVLYWLVLLIKGTRAVQLIKGLIVLFIATQISDWLKLYAVHSLLYQVNMALLVALPVVFQPELRRALEKLGGGELFTTSFPFLSEHDRNKAVTEIVRAAQVMSRERKGALIVLERNTGLEEYIDKGIKIEGILSAELLLNIFTPKSPLHDGAVIIRGSRIAAASCVLPLTENNDGVFKELGTRHRAGIGISEVSDALAVIVSEETGSVSLAVEGLLARELKESDLINRLTGVLQPKPVRSLASFWRRK
- a CDS encoding phosphoglucosamine mutase, producing MEVHTGHGVMFGTDGVRGIANRELTPELALSLGRAGAHFLSLKTPGAPLVIGRDTRISGDMLESALIAGMCSAGVNVLKAGILPTPAIACLTRLTGSCGGAVISASHNQVMDNGIKFFGPDGFKLNDAEEEDVERLVVHPEEIPYPVGEQVGACQEMTDACDRYVQYLKSVEPVDLSGLTIAVDCANGAASSVVPKLLAELGAQVVPMFHTPNGVNINDSCGSTHPEKLCGAVLSKRAHVGLAFDGDADRLIAVDENGNLVDGDQIMVICAQDLKERGRLSKNTVVVTVMSNLGLHRAMDKAGIEITETQVGDRWVLEELLRRGAIFGGEQSGHIIFLEDQTTGDGALTALKLLSVIKRKGLSLGELAAQMFRYPQLLKNVAVSDKQSVMSSDQLKEAVCSCERRLNGQGRILVRPSGTEQLVRVMAEGRDLEELNVIVDELTGVIRKLVY